CCGGTTCAAGCCTGCATGCCATGACCCGCCACATGCTCGGCCTGTTCGCCGGCCAGCCCGGCGCGCGCCAATGGCGCCGCATCCTGTCCGAACAGGCCGTCCGGAAAGGCGCAGGCCTCGAAGTCCTCCACGCCGCGCTCGCTGCCATCGAAAAGGTCGAGGCCTGAAGCATGGCGGGCCCCGGAACGGTTGCACAAGTTCCGGCTTGTGCAGGCAAAATTCCGCACCGTGAAAATAAAATAGCGCGCGAAATCCGGGCCTTGTAAAATATCCGCCGCGCGCCAATCCGGCGGGATTGCGGGCAGGTGTATGGTTCGTCCATGCCGCCGGCCCGTCCGCACCCTGACCTCTGGTATCCCATCGCCGCGCTGCTGGCGGCGCTGCGCCGGCTCCTGCTCACCGCCAACCCGTGCGCTTTCGCGGCCATCGCCAGTGAAGCGCGCGCCCAGCTTGCCGTCGCCGCCGCGCTTGTCCGCCGTTATATCCATATCCTCGCCGCAGAGCTCGTCCTGCCTCCACCGCGCGTGGTGCCGTCTCGTCCGCCTACGGACAATGCCGTCCCGCGCGGGGCGAGCCGCTATCTCTTCCCGCTGATCGAGGCGCCCGCCGCATCCGGCGGCGGCAGCGCCGGCGAGGACCCGCCCGAGCTGCAATGGGCGCTTCTCACCGAAGCGGCCCGCCGGCTCGCCGACGTGCTCGCAAGCCCTGCATCCCATGCCCGCCGTCTCGCCCGCCGCTTCGGCACTTTGCTGACGCCGGGCCTGCGCGACTTGCCCGTGCCCTGGCACATCATCCGCCGCATCCCGCCCGCGCTCGACGTGCTGCTCCTGCGCGCCGACCAGATCGCGAGACCTCTGGCCTGGGCCGGTCTCGATACCTCGTAAGCTGCGTGCGCCGCCTCTCCGCGCCTCCCTTGCCGTGCAGGGGAGGGCAAAGGCGCTGGCAGCAATCCCTTAAACCACTCCTTAACAATTTGTTCTTCCTTTGTTCGGAGCGTCATGTTAATCCTCCCCTCGGTTGAAGGGGCTCGGCATGGTCGCACGGATCACGACATACGCGTTTGACGGCGTCGAGGCCCAACCCGTCGATGTGCAGGTCCAGCTGTCCGGCGGGCAGGTGAACTTCATGGTCGTCGGCTTGCCGGACAAGGCGGTCGGCGAAAGCCGGGAACGGGTGCGCGCCGCCTTCTCGGCGCTGGGCCTCGCGCTTCCGCCGAAGCGCGTCATCGTGAACCTCGCGCCGGCTGACCTGCCGAAGGAAGGCAGCCATTACGACCTCGCGATCGCCCTGGCGTTGCTCGCCAAACTCGGCGTCATTCCGGAAGACCAGCTCGCCCGCTATGCCGCGATCGGGGAGTTGTCGCTGGACGGCCGGCTCGTCGAATCGGCCGGTATCCTGCCGGCGGCGATGGCGGCCGAAGCCATGGGCCTCAGCCTGATCTGCCCGGAAGCCTGCGGCTCCGAAGCCGCCTGGGCCGGCGGGGATGTGCTGCCGGCCAAAAGCCTGATCGCGCTGATCAACCACTTTGCCGGCCGCAGCGTGCTTAGCCCTCCGAAGAAAGGCGACCTGCTGGAGGCCCAAATCGGTCCCGACCTGAAAGACGTGAAAGGCCAGGAAGGCGCCAAGCGGGTGCTCGAAATCGCCGCCGCCGGCGGTCACAACCTCCTCTTCTGCGGCCCGCCCGGTTCCGGCAAGTCGATGCTCGCCCAGCGCCTCCCGGGTCTCCTGCCGCCGCTTTCGGCCCGCGAACTGCTCGAAGCCTCGCAGATCCAGTCCATCGCTGGCCTGTTGCAGCGCGGCCAGCTCTCCCGCACCCGCCCGTTCCGCGCGCCGCACCATTCCGCCTCGATGGCGGCGATGGTCGGCGGCGGTATCAAGGCGAAGCCGGGCGAAGTCTCGCTTGCCCATCACGGCGTGCTCTTCCTCGACGAGCTGCCGGAATTCTCCGCCCAGGTGCTCGACAGCCTGCGCCAGCCGCTCGAAGCGGGCGAAGCGGTGATCGCGCGCGCCAACCGGCATGTGCGCTATCCCGCCCGCTTCCAGCTGATCGCGGCGATGAATCCCTGCCGCTGCGGCGGCGGACCCGGCGCCGCCGCCTGCACGCGCGGACCCCGCTGCGCGCAGGACTACCAGTCGCGGATTTCCGGCCCGTTCCTCGACCGGATCGACCTGTTCTATGAAACCCCTCCCGTCACCGCCGTCGACCTCAGCCTGCCGGCGCCCGCCGAAGGCACGGCCGAAACCCGCGCCCGGGTTGCCCGGGCCCGCGAGCTGCAGGCCGAGCGCTTCGACGGCCTCGCCGATACCGAAGGCCGCCGGCACGTGAATGCCGACATGCCGCCCGGCGCCATCGATCAGCTCGCCTCTCCGGATGCGCCCGGCGCGGCCTTGCTCGCCGACGCGGCCGTGAAGCTGTCACTCACCGCCCGCGGCTATACGCGGGTGCTGAAGGTCGCCCGCACCATCGCCGACCTCGATGGCTCGGATGCGGTACGGCGCGTACACATTGCCGAAGCCCTCAGCTATCGCCACCGCCCGGCCTCGGGCGCCGGGGCAGCCGCTATCACTGGCTCTTCACTGGTGCGCTGATGCCATGGTTCCCGGCGGATTAAGGCTCTGATCAGGCTTTCCGGGCTAGATTCGCGCCATGACATCACCTTCAGACAGCCGGCCGGAGGGCGAATCGCCTGAACAGGCGTTTCTCGCCACGGCCAGCCATGAAATCCGCACGCCGCTCAACGGCATACTCGGCACGGTTTCGCTGCTGCTGGAAACCGACCTGTCGCCGGCCCAGCGCGAATATGCCGAGACGATCCGCCTGTCCGGCGGCCGGTTGCTCGACCTGCTCAACAATGTGCTCGACTATGCCCGGCTCGACGCGTCCGCCGTCGAACTCGAATCCGAGAGCTTCTGTCCGCTGCATCTGGCCCGGGAAGTTGCCGAACTCCTCTCTCCGCGCGCCCATGCGGCCGGTCTCGACCTTGCTGTGCGCTGCCAGCAATGGCCGGTCCCCGTCTACGAAGGCGATGCCGGACGCCTGCGCCAGATCCTCTTCAACCTTGTCGGCAATGCCCTGAAGTTCACCGCCCGGGGCGCCGTGCTGGTCGATGTCGTGCCGCGCGCGAACGGGCTCACGGTGCATGTGCGCGATACCGGTCCCGGAATTGCGCCGCAGGACCAGGCGCGGCTGTTCGAGGCCTTCCGCCAGACCGCCACCGGCGATGCCTATCGCGAAGGCGGCGTCGGCCTCGGCCTCGCCATCGTCAAGCGCCTCGCTGACCTTCTCGGTGGCAATGTCCGCGTGTCGTCCGGACTGGGGGAGGGGGCAACTTTCACCGTCGACATCCCGCTCCGCAGCGCCGACGTGCCGCCGGTGCATGATGCCTCGCGCCTCGGGGGCCAGATCGGGCTGGCCGGCTTGCCGCCGGCGACGGCCCTTTCGCTGGCCGCTGCCATGGCCGGACTTGAGACGGAAGTTACCCAGATCGACCTCGGCTCGGGCCACGTGCCCGGCGGCATCGATGTGCTGCTGGTCGGCGCGGACCTGCCTGAGGCGATGGTCGCGGCGCTCGCCCGCAAGGCGCCGGCGCTTGTTGTGCTGCGCCCTGAAGACCGCGGCGCCATCGGCCGCTTCCGCCAGCTCGGCTGCCGGGGCTGGCTGGTCCGGCCGCTCCGGATGTCGTCGGTGGCCGAGCGGATCGTGCTCGCCCGCAGCGGGCGCCAGGTCTCGGACGAGCCGGAAAACGAAGGCGGCGGCGGCCGCGTGCTGATCGCCGACGACAACCCGATCAATGCCCTGATTGCACGGCGCGCCTTGGAATCGGCAGGATTTACCGTCAGTGTGGCGGCAACCGGACGCGAAGCGCTGGATGCGGCGGCGCAGATGGCGCCCGACCTTGTTCTGATGGACCTGAGAATGCCGGTGATGGATGGATTTGAAGCCATGAGACACCTGCGGTCCGCAGGCCTGACAGCGCCGGTCATTGCGGTCTCGGCCGAAATGACACCCGATATCGAGCGCCGCGCCCGGGAAGCCGGCGCCAGCGGCGTCGCGGCCAAGCCGCTTGATGCCGAGGCGCTGCGTTCCCTCGCGCTGCAATGGACGGCCGGCGCGGGCCGTCTGACAGGCGCCGCATGACGGACCTCGCAGGGGCTGGCGCGCCGGAAAAGGAAGCGCCGCGTTTCATTCGCGCGTTGAAGGCCATGCGCGACCGCCGGATGGCGGCCATGTTCCTGCTCGCGCTTGCCGCCGGCCTGCCTTACGGCGCGGTGCTCGGTACGCTGAATGCCTGGCTGACGACTGAAGGCGTCTCGCCTTCAACCATCGGTGTACTGTCGATCGTCACCATCGGCTATGCGTTCAAGTTCCTCTGGTCGCCGGCCTTCCAGTCGGCGCACCATCCGTTTCCCTTGCTGGGTCCGCGGCGCACCTGGTTGCTCAGCCTGCAGCTGCCGATCGCCGGCCTCCTGTTCCTGCTCGCCTTCTCGAACCCCGGCGAGCATATCGGCCTCGTGGCCGTGATCGCCCTGTTCGCCGCGCTGTTCTCGGCGACCCACGACATCGTGCTGGATGCCTGGCGCATCGAGGTCGCGCGTTCGGATGAAGACAAGGACCTGATGGCCGCGCTCTACCAGTTCGGCTACCGGATCGCCGGTTTCATCACCGGCTTCCTCGCCCTGCTGCTCGCCCAGTTCTACGGCTGGGTGGTTGTCTATGTGATGATCGCGGCGATGATGGTGCTTGCCATTTCCGGCACGCTGCTGGCGCCCGAACCGGAAACCGAGACGGGGCCCGGCCACCGCCGCCTGACCTTCCAGGCCGGCCTGCCGGAACGCGAACGCACCTTCGCCACCTTACTGGTCGCCGCCGGCTGGATCGCCGCCTTCCTGATGATCGCGGGCTTTGTCATCGCCTCTTTCACGCAGGATCCGCCGCCGAAAGGCGGCGTGTTCGTTGCCGAGCAGGGACCATGGATCGTCGGCCTGACCGTGCTGCTGCCCGCCCTCGGCGCGCTCGTCCTGCTGCTGCGTCACGGGCGTGTGCCGGCCGAAATCGTGGACGGGCCCAGCGACGAGCCGCAGGTGAAGCGCGTCATCCGCGCGGTCTTCCGCTCGATTTTCGATCCGCTGATGGACCTGATCGGGCGTCTCGGCTGGGGCGCGCTGCTCGTGCTGCTGCTGGCGCTGACCTACCGCTTCACCGATTCCGTCTGGGGTTCTTTCGCCTATCCCTTCTATCTCGACGACCGGTTCGGCGCGCTCCACCATTCGATGGCGGACGTCGCGGTGGCTTCAAAATTCTTCGGTGTGCTGATGACCGTCGCAGGCGCCGCCATCGGCGCGGTGGTCATCAGCTTTGTCGGGCGCATGCCGGTGCTGGTGGCCGGCGCAGTGCTGGCGGCGGCGACCAACCTCCTGTTCGCAGACCTGTCGCGCGGCGGGGCCGGCATCGATGCCTTCCTCGAGTGGACGCACATCGCAGAGCCGCTGCGGGCCTTTGCGGGCTGGGCGGCGCACATCTCGCCGGAAGGGCAGGGCGCCGATGCCGGAGACCGGATGGCAAGACTGATGATCGCAATCTCAGGCGAAAACCTCGCTGGCGGATTCGCCAGCGTCGCGGTCGTGGCGTTCCTGACCTCCGTCGTGAACCCGCGCTTCGCGGCGGTGCAATATGCGCTGCTCGCTTCGCTCACCATGCTGATCGGTACGCTCGGCCGGCCCTGGCTCGGCGCCATGATCGAGACGGAAGGCTATTACAGCGTCTTTATACTGACGTTCTGGCTCGGCGGCATCGCCGTTGCCCTGTCGGTCATCGAGTGGGTGCGGCAAGCCCGCCTGCCGCCCGCGCCCGAAAGCGCCGCCGCGCCTTAGCCGCTGTGAACCTGGTCGATGTCAAACGCGGCCAGCGCGGCGAGATCGACGATGTCGCCGACCGTCGCGCCGAGCGAGGCAATCTGCACCGGCTTCTCGAGGCCCAGCAGCATCGGACCGATGATCGTCGAGCGGCTCATCTGTTCCAGCAGGTTGGTCGCGATCGAGGCCGAATGGATCGCCGGCATCACGAGGATGTTGGCGGGCCCGGTCAGGCGCGAGAACGGATAGAGCAGCTTGTGGTTCGGGTTCAGGGCCACGTCGGCATTCATGTCGCCTTCGTATTCGAAGTCGAGACCCGGCGTGCGGTCGAGGATGCACACGGCCTCGCGCACCTTGTCGCCGCGTTCGCCCATCGGATTGCCGAAGGTCGAGTATGACAGGAAGGCCACGCGCGGCGTGAAGCCGACGCTGCGCACCGCGCGCACGGCTTCATGCGCGATGTTGGCGAGCGTGGGACCGTCGGGCAATTCATTGACGCTGGTATCGGCGATGAAGATCGTCTTGCCCATGTTGATCACCATCGACATGCCGATCACGGCTTGTCCGGGGATCGGATCGAGCACCAGCAGGGCATCCTTCAGCGCGGCGTCATAGTTGCGCGTCACACCGGTCACCATGCCGTCGGCATCGCCGTTCTTGAGCATGCAGCATCCGAAGATGTTGCGGTCCTGGTTCACGAGGCGCTGGGCGTCGCGTTTCAGGTATCCCTTCCGCTGCAGGCGCTTGTAGAGCATGTCGACATAGACGGGATTGTTGTCGGACAGGCGGGCGTTGATGATGTCGAGCGCGCCGGCCGGCACGCCCATCTGTTCCATCGTCGCCTCGACCTGCGCTTCGCGCCCGATCAGGATAGGATGGCCGAGGCCCTGGTTCTTGAAGCTCCACGCGGCGCGCACGACCGCAGGCTCTTCGCCTTCGGCAAACACGATGCGGCGCTGCACTTCGCGGCAGCGCGCCTGCACGCCTTGCAGGAAGGCAGCCGACGGGTCGGCGCGGCGCACCAGGCTCTGGCGGTAGGCATGCATGTCGGCAATCGGCTTGCGCGCGACGCCGGTATCCATCGCGGCCTGCGCCACCAGCGGCGGCACGAAGCTGATCAGGCGCGGATCGAACGGTGTGGGGATGATATAGTCGCGGCCAAAGGTCGGACGGGCGCCGTGATAGGCAGCGGCCACTTCATCCGGCACGTCCTCGCGCGCAAGTTCGGCAAGCGCCTGCGCGGCGGCGACCTTCATCTCCTCGTTGATGCTCCGTGCACGGACATCCAGCGCGCCGCGGAAGATGTAGGGGAAGCCGAGGACGTTGTTGACCTGGTTGGGATAATCCGACCGGCCGGTGGCGATGATCGCGTCGTCGCGGACGGACTTGATGTCTTCCGGCGTGATCTCCGGGTCCGGGTTCGCCATCGCGAAGATGATCGGGTTCTTGGCCATGGACTTGACCATGTCCTTGGTCACCGCGCCCTTGACCGACAGGCCGAGGAACACGTCGGCGCCCTTCATGGCTTCGGCCAGCGTGCGCTTGGTGGTTTTCACGGCAAAGGCGGACTTGAACTGGTCCATCTTCTCCTTGCGGCCCTCGTAGACCACGCCCGCCGTGTCGCACAGGAGGATGTTCTCGCCCTTCACGCCGAGATGGCGGATCAGTCCGGCCACGGACAGACCGGCCGCGCCGGCGCCCGAGACGGCGACCTTGACGTCCGACATCTTGCGCCCGGTGATATGGCAGGCGTTGATCAGGCCGGCGGCGGCGATGATCGCCGTGCCGTGCTGGTCATCGTGGAAGACCGGGATGTCGAGTTCCTCGCGCAGCCGGCTTTCGATGATGAAACAGTCGGGCGCCGAGATGTCTTCCAGGTTGATGCCGCCCCAGGTCGCGCCGATGTTGCGCACCGTGCGGATGAAGTCCTCGGCGTCGCGGGTGTTCACTTCAATGTCGAAGCTGTCGATGTCGGCGAAGCGCTTGAACAGCACGGCCTTGCCTTCCATGACCGGCTTGGCGGCCAGCGGGCCAAGGTTTCCGAGGCCGAGGATGGCGGTGCCGTTGGAGATGACCGCGACGAGGTTGCCCTTCGAGGTGTAGTCATACGCGAGGTCTTCATTGCCGGCGATCGCCAGCACCGGGATGGCAACGCCCGGGCTGTAGGCCAGCGACAGGTCGCGCTGCGTGCCCATCGGCTTGGTGGGGGCCATCGAGATCTTGCCCGCGGTCGGGTGCGAGTGGAAGTCGAGGGCTTCCTGATCGGTGAAGCTCGGGCGCTGCGTGGTCATCGGGGCTCTGTTTCAGTTTGACGGCTTGGGAATCCCGTCTAGGCCGCCGTGCGGGCTGTGCCAACAGTCAAATCCGCACACATGCAGGCCCGGCTTTGCGAATCCCCCGCGCAAGGGCTAGCTTGCCGCGCCATGCCGGATACCGCCCCCAAATCGCTGCCTGCCGCAGAGCCGACGCCGTTCATGGCGCAGTACCTGTCGATCAAGGCGCAGCAGCCGGATGCGCTGCTGTTCTTCCGGATGGGCGACTTCTACGAGTTGTTCTTCGACGATGCCGTGACGGCGGCCGGCGTGCTCGACATCACGCTGACCTCGCGCGGCGAGCATGACGGGGCGCCGATCCCGATGGCCGGCGTGCCCTACCATGCCGCCGAGGGCTACCTCGCGCGCCTGATCAAGGCGGGGTGCCGGGTGGCGGTCTGCGAACAGACCGAAAGCCCGGCCGAGGCCAAGAAGCGCGGCTCCAAATCGGTGGTGCGCCGCGAAATTGTGCGCGTCGTCACGCCGGGCACGCTGACCGAGGATACGCTGCTGCCGGCGCGCCAGGGCCAGGCGCTGGCGGCGCTGGCCTTCACGGCGCAGGGCGAGGCGGCGCTGGCGGTGTGCGACGTGTCGACCGGCCTGTTCGAACTTGCGGCGCTTGATGCGGCCCGGGTGGCCGACGCGCTGCTCGCGTGGCCGCTCAGCGAACTCTTGGTGTCGGAGGCGGACCGCAGCCGGCCGGCCGTTGCGGGCCTGCCCGAGGTGACAGCGGTGGCAATCACCGAACGCCCGGCCCGAACGGCCACCGCGAAAGCGGGCGAGGCGCTGCTGAAGGAAACGTTCGGGGTCGCGGCGCTCGACGGGCTCGGCGACTTCAGCAAGGCGGAATGCGCGGCGGCCGGCCTGTTGCTTGACTATGTGAAGCTGACCCAGGCGGGGCGCCCGGCGCGCCTGTCGGTGCCCCGGCGCGCCCATCCGGCCAGCGCCCTGCTGATCGACCCCGCCACCCGCGCGAGTCTCGAGATCGACCGGTCCTATGCGCGCGGCCGCGAGGGCACGTTGCTCGCCGCCATCGACCGCACCATCACGGCGCCGGGCGCGCGCCTGCTCGCCGCGCAGCTCGCCCGCCCGTCGCGCGACCGTGCCGGGATCGAGGCGCGCTACGATGCCGTCAGCTTCTTTGCGGGCGAGCGCACCGTGCTCGGCGACACGCGCGCTGCGCTGAAGGCGGCGCCGGATCTCGAGCGCGCCTGCATGCGCCTCGCGCTTGGCCGGGGAGGGCCGCGCGACCTGCAGGCGCTGGCGCAGGCGCTGGCCGCCGCCCGCAAGACGGCCGGTATCCTGCGCAATTCCGGCGCGGCGCTGCCGCCGCTTCTGGCGCGCGCGGCGGAGGTGCTGAGCCTGCCGGCGCCCGGCGGTCTCGCGGCCCTCGGCGCTGACCTGACGGCGGCCCTGGTTGAGACGCCGCCGGTGCTCGCGCGCGACGGCGGGTTCATCGCGGCCGGCTGGAATGGCGCGCTCGACGAGGTGCGCACCTTGCGCGATGGCAGCCGCCGGGTGATTGCCGCGATGCAGGGCCGGTATGCCGAGGCCACCGGAATTGCCGCCCTGAAGATCAAGTTCAACAATGTCCTCGGCTATTTCATCGAAGTGCCGGCCCGGCTTGCCGACGCGATGCTGAAGCCGCCGCTGGCGAATGATTTCATTCACCGCCAGACGATGGCGGGCGCGGTGCGCTTCTCGACCACCGAGCTTGCCGAACTGGCAGGCCGGATCAGCCGCGCCGACGAGGAAGCCAAGGCACTGGAGCTGGCAGACTTCGAAGCATTCGGCGTGCGCGTGTCGGCCGAGCGCGAGGCGCTGGCCGAGGTGGCCGCCGCGCTCGCCGCCGTGGATGTCGCCGCGGCGAATGCGGTCTGGGCCGACGAGGCCGGGGCGGTTCGCCCGGTCATCGAGGTGGCGCCGGTTTTCGAGGCGAAGGGTCTTCGTCACTGCGTGGTCGAGGCCGCGCTGCGGCGGGACGGGAAAGGCTTCACCGCCAATGACCTGAGCCTCGATGCCGGGGCGACGTCGGCGCCGCGCTTCCTGCTGGTTACCGGACCGAACATGTCTGGCAAGTCGACCTACCTGCGCCAGGCGGCGCTGGCCGTGATCCTGGCGCAGGCCGGGTGCTTCGTGCCCGCAACCTCGCTTCGGCTTGGCCTTGCCGACCGCGTCTTCTCCCGCGTCGGCGCTTCCGACGACCTGTCGCGCGGCCGCTCCACCTTCATGGTCGAAATGGTCGAGACGGCCGCGATCCTCAATCAGGCGACGCCCGAGAGCTTCGTCATCCTGGATGAAGTCGGGCGCGGCACCGCAACCTGGGACGGCCTTGCCATCGCCTGGGCCGCCGTCGAACACCTGCACGCGCAGACCCGGTGCCGCGCCGTGTTCGCGACGCACTATCACGAGCTGACGGCATTGGCCGCCGAACTGCCGGGCGCTGCGAATGCGAGCCTCAAGGCGCGCGAGTGGAAGCATGACCTGATCTTCCTGCACGAGGTGCAGCCGGGCCCGGCCGACCGGTCCTACGGGGTGCAGGTGGCGCGCCTCGCCGGATTGCCGAGGAGCGCGGTGGCGCGCGCCGCGCAGATCCTCAAGCAGCTCGAGGCGAGCCCGTCGGCGGCTGAAAGCCTGCCGCTGTTTGCGGCGGCCGCGCCGGAGCCGGAGGCCGGGTTGCCGCCTGAAGCCGAGGCCGTGATGGCGGCGCTCGCGGCGCTCGATCCCGACGGGCTCAGCCCGCGCGATGCGCTGCAGGCCCTGTATGAGTTGAAAACGCTCGGCAAGCCGAAGGCGTGAAGCCTCAGCGGGCGCGCAGCGCCATCGCTTCGAGCACGCGGACGACGGCCTGCAGGCTTTCGACATCGCCGATTTCCTCGACGAGGCGGCGGGCATCGCGTTTCAGGTCGTGGGCCTGCAAGTCGCGGCCGCGGGTGCCGTCGGGATTTTCGGCGATCTCGAACGGCTCGTAGAACCAGCCGATCGGCCGGCCGAGGGCCTGCGCAATTTCGAGCAGGCGGCCGGCGGACATGCGGCTATGACCGGCTTCGTATTTCTGGATCTGCTGGAAGGTGACGCCGAGCAGGGCGGCAAGGCCTTCCTGCGTCAAGCCCAGTTCGCGGCGGCCCTGGCGCAGGCGCTGGCCCACGAACCGGTCGGCATCGGTCGGCTTGCGCGCCTCATGGGCGGGCGAGGTGTCGGCTTTCGCCATGATGGGGCCCTCCGGCGTTTACATACCGGAATGCAACCCGCAGGCCAGATACGACCTGAACGGGCAGAGCAGCTGTGTTTCGCCGGAAAACCGCGGGCGGGTGTCAGGCGGTAACCTTTACCGGGGCCTCGAACTTCGTGACTTTCAGGATCACGTCATCCGGGGTGGCAATCATCGCCTGGTACATGGCCTCGGGGTAGGCCTGATGCGGCTTGGCCGGATCATAGGGCGGCTGCTTCACGCGGCCACCTTCGCCGGCATAGGCGTCCGGCGTGACATAGGTTTCGAGTTCGGCCTTGCTGATGCCGACCTTCTCGACCACGGCGGGATCAATCCAGAGCTTGGGATCCACCGCGACGGTCGAGCAGGCGACTTCCAGGGTCAGCTGGTCCGGCCCGGCAAAATAGATCGAGTGGCACATGCCATGGTCCATCGGGCCGATGACGTTGATGCCCTTGGTGCGGATCCGGTCGCGGATCGCGTAGAGGTCGTCCAGCGTGTCGACGCGGAAGGCGAGGTGCTGCATCGTTCCGGGTGCGGACGGACCGGCGCCGGTGCCAGCATGGGTGACGCCAAGCTGGATCGGGATGTCCTTCACTGCGGGCAGCTGCACGATCGAGAAATAGGAATGGTCGTCCATGTGCAGGAAAGCGTGAATGCCGCCCGGCACGCCGTGCATGTCGAACAGGGCCGAGAGCTGGAAGCCCATCACATCCGAGAAGTAGGCAATATGCTCGCGGATGTCCGCAGCCATGATCGCAATATGGTGGATCCCGTTCGCCTTGATCATCGCGTCTTTCTCCCTTGACCCTGCGGCCACATGGACACGGCCGTTCTTGGCAATAATGTGCGCGCAATAATCAAAAGGGGCAAGGAGGCACACTTCATGGTTGGCGCTACGGAAATCACCCGTGAACCCTATCTTGTCATCCACAAGGACCCTTCCGGTTTCAAGGACGTGTATGGCGGGGCAGGCGACAATATCGCCGCCGAATGCATGCGCATCTATCCGGCCGGTACGAAAGCCGACAGCGTCGTCATCTTCAGCCATCCGATCGGCGGCGGCTCGTTCTTGCCGCTGGTCTCGGCCCTCGCGCGCGGCGGCCAGCATGTGATCTATTGCAACACGCGCTACCGCGGAAACGACACCGCGCTGATCATGGAAAAATGCATCTCGGACCTTGGCGCCTGTATCGAACATGCCCGCACCCGCCTCGGCTACAAGCGCGTCATTCTCGGCGGCTGGTCGGGCGGCGGGTCATTGTCGCTGTTCTACCAGGACCAGGCCCAGCGCCCGACGCTCACGCACACGCCGGCGGGCGATGCCTATGACCTGACGAAGAAGGCCCTTCCGCCTGCGGACGGTATCATGCTGCTGGCGGCGCATGTGAGCCGCGCGATCACGCTGACCGAATGGATCGATCCGTCGATCACCGACGAGACGCGCCCGTTCGAGCGCGATCCGGCGCTCAACATCTACGATCCGGCCTGTCCGGCGCAGCCTCCCTATACGGATGAATTCGTGGCCCGCTTCCGGGCTGCCCAGCTCGCCCGCAACCGGCGCATCACGGCCTGGGTGCAGGAGACGCTGGAAGGGCTTCGACGCAAGGGTGACACCAATGCCGAACGCGCCTTCACGGTGCATGGCACGATGTCGAACGTGTGCTGGACCGATCCCACACAGGAGCCCTCCGACCGGCGGCCTCATACGTGCTATCTCGGAGAGCCGCGCATCGCGAATGACGGACCGGTCGGCCTCGCGCGGTTCACGACGCTGCGCTCATGGCTGTCGCAGTGGGGGTACGATACGACGAATGCGGACGGTCTCGGCAATGCCTCGCGCGTTGCCTGCCCGGTACTTGTCATCAACAACACGGCCGATCTTGCCTGCACGCCGAGCCATGCGCGCCGG
The genomic region above belongs to Acidobacteriota bacterium and contains:
- a CDS encoding YifB family Mg chelatase-like AAA ATPase, which encodes MVARITTYAFDGVEAQPVDVQVQLSGGQVNFMVVGLPDKAVGESRERVRAAFSALGLALPPKRVIVNLAPADLPKEGSHYDLAIALALLAKLGVIPEDQLARYAAIGELSLDGRLVESAGILPAAMAAEAMGLSLICPEACGSEAAWAGGDVLPAKSLIALINHFAGRSVLSPPKKGDLLEAQIGPDLKDVKGQEGAKRVLEIAAAGGHNLLFCGPPGSGKSMLAQRLPGLLPPLSARELLEASQIQSIAGLLQRGQLSRTRPFRAPHHSASMAAMVGGGIKAKPGEVSLAHHGVLFLDELPEFSAQVLDSLRQPLEAGEAVIARANRHVRYPARFQLIAAMNPCRCGGGPGAAACTRGPRCAQDYQSRISGPFLDRIDLFYETPPVTAVDLSLPAPAEGTAETRARVARARELQAERFDGLADTEGRRHVNADMPPGAIDQLASPDAPGAALLADAAVKLSLTARGYTRVLKVARTIADLDGSDAVRRVHIAEALSYRHRPASGAGAAAITGSSLVR
- a CDS encoding response regulator yields the protein MTSPSDSRPEGESPEQAFLATASHEIRTPLNGILGTVSLLLETDLSPAQREYAETIRLSGGRLLDLLNNVLDYARLDASAVELESESFCPLHLAREVAELLSPRAHAAGLDLAVRCQQWPVPVYEGDAGRLRQILFNLVGNALKFTARGAVLVDVVPRANGLTVHVRDTGPGIAPQDQARLFEAFRQTATGDAYREGGVGLGLAIVKRLADLLGGNVRVSSGLGEGATFTVDIPLRSADVPPVHDASRLGGQIGLAGLPPATALSLAAAMAGLETEVTQIDLGSGHVPGGIDVLLVGADLPEAMVAALARKAPALVVLRPEDRGAIGRFRQLGCRGWLVRPLRMSSVAERIVLARSGRQVSDEPENEGGGGRVLIADDNPINALIARRALESAGFTVSVAATGREALDAAAQMAPDLVLMDLRMPVMDGFEAMRHLRSAGLTAPVIAVSAEMTPDIERRAREAGASGVAAKPLDAEALRSLALQWTAGAGRLTGAA
- a CDS encoding MFS transporter, which gives rise to MTDLAGAGAPEKEAPRFIRALKAMRDRRMAAMFLLALAAGLPYGAVLGTLNAWLTTEGVSPSTIGVLSIVTIGYAFKFLWSPAFQSAHHPFPLLGPRRTWLLSLQLPIAGLLFLLAFSNPGEHIGLVAVIALFAALFSATHDIVLDAWRIEVARSDEDKDLMAALYQFGYRIAGFITGFLALLLAQFYGWVVVYVMIAAMMVLAISGTLLAPEPETETGPGHRRLTFQAGLPERERTFATLLVAAGWIAAFLMIAGFVIASFTQDPPPKGGVFVAEQGPWIVGLTVLLPALGALVLLLRHGRVPAEIVDGPSDEPQVKRVIRAVFRSIFDPLMDLIGRLGWGALLVLLLALTYRFTDSVWGSFAYPFYLDDRFGALHHSMADVAVASKFFGVLMTVAGAAIGAVVISFVGRMPVLVAGAVLAAATNLLFADLSRGGAGIDAFLEWTHIAEPLRAFAGWAAHISPEGQGADAGDRMARLMIAISGENLAGGFASVAVVAFLTSVVNPRFAAVQYALLASLTMLIGTLGRPWLGAMIETEGYYSVFILTFWLGGIAVALSVIEWVRQARLPPAPESAAAP
- a CDS encoding NADP-dependent malic enzyme encodes the protein MTTQRPSFTDQEALDFHSHPTAGKISMAPTKPMGTQRDLSLAYSPGVAIPVLAIAGNEDLAYDYTSKGNLVAVISNGTAILGLGNLGPLAAKPVMEGKAVLFKRFADIDSFDIEVNTRDAEDFIRTVRNIGATWGGINLEDISAPDCFIIESRLREELDIPVFHDDQHGTAIIAAAGLINACHITGRKMSDVKVAVSGAGAAGLSVAGLIRHLGVKGENILLCDTAGVVYEGRKEKMDQFKSAFAVKTTKRTLAEAMKGADVFLGLSVKGAVTKDMVKSMAKNPIIFAMANPDPEITPEDIKSVRDDAIIATGRSDYPNQVNNVLGFPYIFRGALDVRARSINEEMKVAAAQALAELAREDVPDEVAAAYHGARPTFGRDYIIPTPFDPRLISFVPPLVAQAAMDTGVARKPIADMHAYRQSLVRRADPSAAFLQGVQARCREVQRRIVFAEGEEPAVVRAAWSFKNQGLGHPILIGREAQVEATMEQMGVPAGALDIINARLSDNNPVYVDMLYKRLQRKGYLKRDAQRLVNQDRNIFGCCMLKNGDADGMVTGVTRNYDAALKDALLVLDPIPGQAVIGMSMVINMGKTIFIADTSVNELPDGPTLANIAHEAVRAVRSVGFTPRVAFLSYSTFGNPMGERGDKVREAVCILDRTPGLDFEYEGDMNADVALNPNHKLLYPFSRLTGPANILVMPAIHSASIATNLLEQMSRSTIIGPMLLGLEKPVQIASLGATVGDIVDLAALAAFDIDQVHSG